In the genome of Meles meles chromosome 4, mMelMel3.1 paternal haplotype, whole genome shotgun sequence, one region contains:
- the SUCNR1 gene encoding succinate receptor 1 — protein MAWNTTCPNWLVAEAILEKYYLSIFYGIEFVVGVLGNCIVVFGYLFCLKNWKCSNIYLFNLSISDLAFLCTLPMLIRSYSSGKWEYGGLLCISNRYVLHANLYTSILFLTFISIDRYLLMKYPFREHFLQKKEFAVLISLAIWVLVTLELLPILPLINPNIAANDTYCIDYASSGDPQNSLIYSLCLTFLGFLIPLLVMCFFYFKIALFLKQRSRQLATALPLEKPLTLVIMAVVIFSVLFTPYHILRNVRIASRLEKWKEYRCARVAINSFYIVTRPLAFLNSTINPVFYFLMGDHFREMLMSKLRHQFKSLIH, from the exons ATG gCGTGGAACACAACTTGCCCAAATTGGCTGGTGGCAGAGGCTATCCTGGAAAAGTATTACCTTTCCATTTTTTATGGGATCGAGTTTGTTGTGGGAGTCCTTGGGAACTGCATTGTTGTTTTTGGCTACCTCTTCTGTCTGAAGAACTGGAAATGCAGTAACATTTATCTCTTCAACCTCTCTATCTCGGACTTGGCTTTTTTGTGCACGCTTCCCATGCTGATTAGAAGTTATTCCAGTGGAAAGTGGGAATATGGGGGCCTGTTGTGTATAAGCAACCGATATGTGCTTCATGCCAATCTGTACACCAGCattctttttctcacttttatcAGCATTGATCGATACCTGCTCATGAAGTATCCTTTCCGGGAACACTTTCTACAAAAGAAGGAGTTCGCTGTTTTAAtctctttggctatttgggttttAGTAACCTTAGAGCTACTGCCCATACTTCCTCTTATAAATCCTAATATAGCTGCCAATGACACCTACTGTATTGATTATGCAAGTTCTGGGGACCCCCAAAACAGCCTCATCTATAGCCTGTGCCTAACCTTCTTGGGATTCCTCATTCCTCTTTTGGTGATGTgcttcttttatttcaaaattgctCTTTTCCTAAAGCAGAGGAGCAGGCAGCTTGCCACTGCTTTGCCCCTTGAAAAGCCTCTCACCTTAGTCATCATGGCAGTTGTGATCTTCTCTGTGCTTTTTACTCCCTACCACATCCTGCGGAACGTGAGGATTGCTTCACGCCTGGAAAAGTGGAAGGAGTACCGCTGCGCTCGGGTGGCCATCAACTCCTTCTACATTGTGACTCGGCCTTTGGCCTTTCTGAACAGTACCATCAACCCTGTCTTCTATTTCCTTATGGGAGATCACTTCAGGGAGATGctgatgagtaaactgaggcaccaaTTCAAATCCCTTATCCATTAG